From the genome of Streptomyces sp. V1I1, one region includes:
- a CDS encoding FAD-dependent oxidoreductase: MVKAANFRGTTPGPPQGARILVVGGGYVGMYTALRLQRKLKQELARGEAEIMVVAPEPYMTYQPFLPEAAAGSISPRHVVVPLRRVLSQCKIVIGEAKAVDHGKRTATVATLATLEEGTGPVEITYDELVIAPGSVSRTLPIPGLADYAIGFKTVEEAIGLRNHVIEQMDIASSTRDPAIRDAALTFVVVGGGYAGVEALAELEDMARYTARYYHNIKPEDLKWILVEASNRILPEVGEEMGKYAIRELRSRNIDVRLETRLDSCEDRVAVLSDGTRFPTRTVVWTAGVKPAPVLAATDLPLNERGRLVCTAKLTVAGVDHAWAAGDAAAVPDVTAEEPGKECAPNAQHAVRQTKVLAENITASLRGEPFKEYAHKYVGSVASLGLHKGVAHIYGRKLKGYPAWLMHRVYHLSRVPTFNRKARVLAEWTLSGLFKREIVSLGSLEHPRAEFELAAGGRRPGHGPDSAPHHGPKPGPKPGSQPGSPPGPKAEPEPGSDDDPQSGSRGN; the protein is encoded by the coding sequence ATGGTGAAGGCTGCTAACTTCCGGGGGACGACCCCCGGCCCCCCGCAGGGCGCGCGCATTCTCGTCGTCGGCGGCGGCTACGTCGGGATGTACACGGCACTGCGTCTCCAGCGGAAACTGAAGCAGGAGCTGGCACGTGGCGAGGCGGAGATCATGGTGGTCGCGCCCGAGCCCTACATGACCTATCAGCCCTTCCTCCCGGAAGCGGCCGCCGGTTCCATCTCCCCGCGTCATGTCGTGGTCCCCCTGCGCCGCGTGCTCAGCCAGTGCAAGATCGTCATCGGCGAGGCCAAGGCAGTCGACCACGGCAAGCGCACCGCGACCGTCGCCACCCTCGCCACCTTGGAAGAGGGCACCGGCCCGGTGGAGATCACCTACGACGAACTCGTCATCGCGCCGGGGTCGGTCTCCCGCACCCTCCCGATTCCCGGCCTCGCCGACTACGCCATCGGCTTCAAGACCGTCGAGGAAGCCATCGGCCTGCGCAACCACGTCATCGAGCAGATGGACATCGCCTCCTCCACCCGCGACCCCGCGATCCGCGACGCGGCCCTCACCTTCGTCGTCGTCGGCGGTGGCTACGCGGGCGTGGAGGCACTCGCCGAGCTGGAGGACATGGCCCGCTACACCGCGCGCTACTACCACAACATCAAGCCCGAGGACCTGAAGTGGATCCTCGTCGAGGCCAGCAACCGCATCCTCCCCGAGGTCGGCGAGGAGATGGGCAAGTACGCCATCCGCGAGTTGCGTTCGCGCAATATCGACGTACGCCTCGAAACCCGCCTGGACTCCTGCGAGGACCGTGTCGCCGTACTCAGCGACGGCACCCGCTTCCCGACCCGCACGGTCGTCTGGACCGCGGGCGTCAAGCCGGCGCCCGTCCTCGCCGCCACGGACCTGCCGCTCAATGAGCGCGGCCGGCTCGTCTGCACCGCCAAGCTCACCGTCGCCGGCGTCGACCACGCCTGGGCAGCAGGCGACGCCGCGGCCGTCCCGGACGTCACCGCCGAAGAGCCGGGCAAGGAATGCGCGCCCAACGCCCAGCACGCAGTGCGCCAGACCAAGGTCCTCGCCGAGAACATCACGGCGTCGCTGCGCGGCGAGCCCTTCAAGGAGTACGCCCACAAGTACGTCGGATCGGTCGCTTCCCTCGGCCTCCACAAGGGCGTCGCGCATATCTACGGCCGTAAGCTCAAGGGTTATCCGGCCTGGCTGATGCACCGCGTGTATCACCTCAGCCGCGTCCCCACCTTCAACCGCAAGGCCCGGGTGCTCGCCGAGTGGACCTTGTCCGGGCTGTTCAAACGCGAGATCGTCTCCCTCGGCTCGCTGGAACACCCGCGCGCCGAATTCGAACTCGCCGCGGGCGGCAGACGCCCGGGCCACGGGCCGGACAGCGCACCGCACCACGGACCCAAACCGGGGCCCAAACCCGGCTCCCAGCCCGGCTCCCCGCCCGGACCGAAGGCCGAACCCGAGCCCGGCTCCGACGACGACCCGCAGAGTGGCTCCAGAGGGAACTGA
- a CDS encoding SpoIIE family protein phosphatase, whose product MNFTRWSARLPGTQRRAAARRTDRGISPAQRGEGSVPAARVEYEQQPEPLSGVPALDDFSVPEILGRLPALVAVVYGTEHRVAYVNDAYASAFGHRQAGAAAADTCPELAELGLLPLMDQVLRSGKPRTVKSRKVHGQGSYTVTCLPAESLKEGGGVLVFAADVTDHAEAAERLRASERRHRETAVTLQRSLLPQELEQPDDLRIAATYQPGGTDAAVGGDWYDVITLGAGRTALVIGDVMGRGVRAAAVMGQLRTAVRAYARLDLPPHEVLQLLDGLASEIDASQIATCVYAVHDPNEGRLVYASAGHLPILVRDEDGTVRRAEEPTGPPLGTGGWLHTSGTIALPPGSSAVLYTDGLVERRGEDIDEGVAALERALRGATGTPQVVCDRLIRSLGVTAEHDDDVAVLVVQHPTRTGVSAELFHNAALELLGGIEAAPRARAFASGVLASWRFSPELHDLGVLAASELVANSLQHGTPPMRLRLRRTDRRLIIEVTDGDDHLPRRRRAETEDEAGRGISIVATIASSWGSRRTPGGGKAVWCEFALPA is encoded by the coding sequence GTGAACTTCACGCGTTGGAGCGCAAGGCTCCCCGGGACGCAGCGCCGCGCCGCAGCGCGGAGGACCGACCGTGGGATCTCCCCCGCTCAGCGAGGGGAAGGCTCCGTGCCGGCGGCCCGTGTCGAGTACGAACAGCAGCCGGAGCCCCTGTCCGGCGTCCCCGCCCTTGATGACTTCTCCGTGCCCGAGATCCTCGGCCGCCTGCCCGCCCTGGTCGCCGTGGTGTACGGCACCGAGCACCGCGTCGCGTACGTCAACGACGCGTACGCCTCGGCCTTCGGCCACCGCCAAGCCGGCGCGGCCGCCGCCGACACCTGCCCCGAGCTCGCCGAACTGGGCCTGCTGCCGCTCATGGACCAGGTGCTGCGCAGCGGCAAGCCCCGCACCGTCAAGTCCCGCAAGGTTCACGGCCAAGGCTCGTACACCGTCACCTGCCTGCCCGCCGAGAGCCTCAAGGAAGGCGGCGGAGTCCTCGTCTTCGCCGCCGACGTCACCGACCACGCCGAGGCAGCCGAGCGGCTGCGCGCCAGCGAGCGCCGCCACCGCGAGACCGCTGTCACCCTCCAGAGATCGCTGCTCCCGCAGGAGCTGGAGCAGCCCGACGATCTGCGCATCGCCGCGACATATCAACCGGGCGGCACGGACGCCGCGGTCGGCGGCGACTGGTACGACGTCATCACCCTCGGCGCCGGCCGCACCGCACTAGTCATCGGCGACGTGATGGGCCGCGGCGTGCGCGCGGCCGCCGTCATGGGCCAGCTCCGCACGGCCGTGCGCGCCTACGCCCGCCTCGACCTCCCGCCGCACGAGGTGCTTCAGCTGCTCGACGGCCTGGCCTCCGAGATCGACGCCAGCCAGATCGCCACCTGCGTCTACGCCGTCCACGACCCGAACGAAGGCCGGCTCGTGTACGCGTCGGCGGGCCATCTCCCGATCCTCGTACGGGACGAGGACGGCACGGTCCGCCGCGCCGAGGAACCGACGGGCCCGCCGCTCGGCACCGGCGGCTGGCTCCACACGTCCGGCACCATCGCCCTCCCGCCCGGCTCCAGTGCCGTCCTCTATACGGACGGTCTTGTCGAGCGCCGCGGCGAGGACATCGACGAGGGAGTGGCCGCCCTTGAGCGCGCGCTCCGCGGAGCGACCGGCACGCCGCAGGTCGTCTGCGACCGTCTGATCCGCTCCCTGGGAGTGACCGCGGAGCACGACGACGACGTGGCCGTACTGGTCGTGCAACACCCCACGCGTACGGGCGTGTCCGCCGAGCTCTTCCACAACGCCGCCCTAGAGCTGCTCGGCGGCATCGAAGCGGCGCCGCGCGCCCGCGCTTTCGCCTCCGGCGTCCTGGCCTCCTGGCGTTTCTCCCCCGAGCTGCACGATCTGGGGGTGCTGGCCGCCAGCGAACTGGTCGCCAACTCCCTCCAGCACGGCACCCCGCCCATGCGCCTCAGACTCCGCCGCACCGACCGCCGCCTGATCATCGAAGTGACGGACGGCGACGATCACCTGCCGCGCCGCCGCCGCGCGGAAACGGAAGACGAGGCAGGCCGCGGGATTTCCATCGTCGCGACGATCGCCTCGTCCTGGGGGAGCCGCCGCACTCCTGGCGGCGGCAAAGCGGTGTGGTGCGAGTTCGCCCTGCCCGCGTAG
- a CDS encoding MFS transporter, translating into MRRIQAGNALSAFGLGFTVPYLYVYVAQVRDLGATTAGAVLAVFAMAALVALPFTGRVIDRRGPLPVLVGAAVLASVGAASMGLAGSVPAVVLSAALLGAGTAVMQPALATMIVWSSEASTRTRAFATQFFLQNLGLGIGGLIGGHIVDESRPGSFVLLFGIEAAMFLVLAGIAISVRLPRSLSLQEARPENTEAKAKGGMRALLGHRAMVQLCVLGFVLFFACYGQFESGLAAYGTEAAGIEPATLGTALAANTAVIVVAQFVVLKFVERRRRSRVIAAVGLIWAVAWIAAGYAGLGHGSQAMATAAFVSAYGLFGLGEAMLSPTVAPLVADLAPEAMVGQYNSAFALVKQLALAVGPAVGGPMGAALHGPYIVTFVLFSLGISVLALRLGRRLTPVQDQPSLVSRSRVVATHKPAEQLEPAA; encoded by the coding sequence ATGCGCCGGATTCAGGCGGGGAACGCGCTGAGCGCGTTCGGACTCGGCTTCACCGTTCCGTATCTCTACGTCTATGTGGCGCAGGTGCGGGACCTGGGCGCGACGACGGCCGGTGCCGTCCTCGCCGTCTTCGCGATGGCCGCACTCGTCGCCCTCCCCTTCACCGGGCGGGTCATCGACCGGCGCGGGCCGCTGCCCGTGCTGGTGGGGGCTGCCGTGCTCGCGTCCGTCGGCGCGGCGTCGATGGGGCTCGCGGGGAGTGTGCCGGCCGTCGTGCTGTCGGCCGCGCTGCTCGGGGCCGGTACGGCCGTGATGCAGCCCGCGCTCGCGACGATGATCGTCTGGAGCTCGGAGGCCTCGACCCGTACCCGCGCCTTCGCCACGCAGTTCTTTCTGCAGAACCTCGGGCTCGGCATCGGCGGGCTGATCGGCGGGCACATCGTCGACGAGAGCCGGCCGGGCAGCTTCGTCCTGCTGTTCGGCATCGAGGCCGCGATGTTCCTGGTGCTCGCGGGGATCGCAATCAGTGTGCGGCTGCCGCGTTCCCTCTCGCTGCAGGAGGCGCGGCCCGAGAACACCGAGGCCAAGGCCAAGGGCGGGATGCGCGCGCTGCTCGGGCACCGGGCCATGGTGCAGCTGTGCGTGCTGGGCTTTGTCCTCTTCTTCGCCTGCTACGGACAGTTCGAGTCGGGGCTCGCCGCGTACGGGACCGAGGCCGCCGGGATCGAGCCCGCGACCCTCGGGACGGCGCTGGCCGCCAACACCGCGGTGATCGTGGTCGCGCAGTTCGTCGTGCTGAAGTTCGTCGAGCGGCGCAGGCGCAGCCGGGTGATCGCAGCCGTCGGGCTGATCTGGGCCGTCGCGTGGATCGCGGCGGGGTACGCAGGGCTCGGGCACGGCAGCCAGGCGATGGCGACCGCCGCGTTCGTCTCCGCGTACGGGCTCTTCGGGCTCGGTGAGGCGATGCTGTCGCCGACCGTCGCGCCGCTTGTCGCCGATCTGGCGCCGGAGGCGATGGTCGGGCAGTACAACTCCGCTTTCGCCCTGGTCAAGCAGCTCGCGCTGGCGGTCGGTCCGGCCGTGGGCGGCCCGATGGGGGCCGCGCTGCACGGTCCGTACATCGTGACGTTCGTGCTGTTCTCGCTCGGCATCAGCGTGCTGGCGCTGCGGCTGGGCAGACGGCTCACTCCCGTACAGGACCAGCCCTCGCTCGTGTCGAGGTCGCGGGTGGTCGCCACGCACAAGCCGGCCGAGCAGCTGGAGCCCGCTGCCTGA
- a CDS encoding MarR family winged helix-turn-helix transcriptional regulator, protein MPTESPEGPESPGSPGPGLQEPSLDEQIAAYQREFGDLDPQVEKVVSALGRLNRRMNVAYGRQVAELGISNAEWEVLKSLVLAGAPYRMGPGELAKRLGLTPAAMTHRIDRMANEGLVTRDRDETNRVRVIVELTDEGRTKWLEAMRMATNFEEDLLQDLSSDERALLGELLIRVLRRVEHAQPDAGGRLTDLD, encoded by the coding sequence ATGCCAACCGAGAGCCCCGAGGGCCCCGAGTCGCCCGGCAGCCCCGGCCCCGGCCTGCAGGAGCCGAGCCTCGACGAACAGATCGCCGCCTATCAGCGAGAGTTCGGCGACCTGGACCCCCAGGTCGAAAAGGTCGTCTCGGCCCTGGGCCGCCTCAACCGCCGGATGAACGTCGCATACGGCCGCCAGGTCGCCGAGCTCGGCATCAGCAACGCCGAGTGGGAGGTCCTGAAGAGCCTGGTGCTCGCGGGGGCCCCGTACCGGATGGGCCCGGGCGAACTCGCAAAGCGCCTCGGCCTCACCCCGGCCGCGATGACCCACCGCATCGACCGCATGGCGAACGAGGGCCTGGTCACCCGCGACCGCGACGAGACCAACCGGGTGCGGGTCATCGTGGAACTGACGGACGAGGGCCGTACGAAGTGGCTCGAGGCGATGCGCATGGCCACGAACTTCGAGGAGGACTTGCTCCAGGACCTCTCGTCGGACGAACGGGCCTTGCTCGGTGAGCTCCTGATCCGCGTCCTGCGCCGCGTGGAACACGCCCAGCCGGACGCCGGCGGCAGGCTCACCGACCTGGACTAG
- a CDS encoding GNAT family N-acetyltransferase produces MDYVIRPVQAEEWAKAREIRLAALRDPAAPIAFLETYEQAVERPDGFWQERTSRVAEGIVGRQFIAEATDGQWAGTVTVLVERPAGEVRFGEAAKVDQAHVVAVFVRPEARGAGVAEALFRAAMEWSWELAGPPVKRVRLYVHERNARAAAFYRRMGFVASGDTVPVPGDSAARELELEVLR; encoded by the coding sequence ATGGACTATGTCATTCGACCCGTACAGGCCGAGGAGTGGGCCAAGGCCCGGGAGATCCGGCTCGCCGCCCTGCGTGATCCCGCCGCACCCATCGCCTTCCTGGAGACGTACGAGCAGGCCGTCGAGCGGCCCGACGGATTTTGGCAGGAGCGCACATCCAGAGTCGCCGAGGGGATCGTGGGGCGGCAGTTCATCGCCGAGGCGACGGACGGGCAGTGGGCGGGCACGGTCACCGTGCTGGTCGAGCGGCCGGCGGGCGAGGTGCGGTTCGGGGAGGCGGCGAAGGTCGACCAGGCGCATGTGGTCGCGGTGTTCGTACGGCCCGAGGCACGTGGCGCGGGTGTCGCGGAGGCACTGTTCCGGGCGGCCATGGAGTGGTCGTGGGAGTTGGCCGGGCCGCCGGTGAAGCGGGTGCGGCTGTATGTGCACGAGCGCAACGCGCGGGCCGCGGCGTTCTACCGGCGGATGGGGTTCGTGGCGAGCGGGGACACCGTGCCCGTACCGGGTGATTCCGCGGCGCGGGAGCTGGAACTCGAGGTCTTGCGGTAG
- a CDS encoding type VI secretion protein: MRTRHHHHEDERGIPDGLLVGLLGFLLGLTLLVWTATGLAGVLARGAWPKGVTFTNTPLAMRALASNPHDLPAAWPQTPTAELSGYGLFWGLAIGELMVLVVLTVFTLGTLARWRAVRAGQVRGAAAKGRGAASGRRLGTGPNRGEGQTSGGWETTPVGHGEAAGPNPAQPVEVTPAGSGAATGPNPLAVQGAGGRENAPADRENTLADRPAADMVHGGAVGPGPAQPIEGTPTGSGSAAHPPPGAAGRNPLAGQGAGGWETPVPAPRTPRLLYGDPATRRPTTVQAVLDADGPALVVTSDPTVWAETKDARAKLGPVLVYDPGHLCDTPARLHWSPTAHCEDPATAQARATALLAPVRPRALLDAAMADTAETLLRCWLHAAAVDGRPFKQLHRWALGGGAHDAVRILRTHPKATAGLAGLLESALTAHPERREIAQQLVVRALSALSSIHIREACTPNRTDSLTLESFIDEGGTLYLVGEPIEDPRTHPGTMPLLTALASDVVEHGRRMAARSSDGRLDPPMTLVLDDVAAVAPLPRLPELLATGQDQGLPTLVLLRSAEQARARWPEPLGQ; this comes from the coding sequence ATGCGCACCCGTCACCACCATCACGAGGACGAACGCGGCATCCCGGACGGCCTGTTGGTGGGCCTGCTCGGCTTCCTGCTCGGCCTGACGCTGCTGGTCTGGACGGCGACGGGTCTGGCGGGCGTACTGGCGCGCGGTGCGTGGCCGAAGGGCGTCACGTTCACCAACACGCCGTTGGCGATGCGCGCGCTGGCGTCGAACCCCCACGACCTCCCGGCGGCGTGGCCACAGACGCCGACTGCGGAGCTTTCGGGCTACGGCCTGTTCTGGGGCCTGGCGATCGGCGAACTGATGGTGCTGGTGGTCCTGACGGTATTCACCCTGGGCACGCTGGCCCGCTGGCGAGCAGTCCGCGCGGGGCAAGTGCGGGGCGCGGCGGCGAAGGGGAGAGGTGCTGCGTCGGGCAGGCGCTTGGGGACGGGACCCAACCGGGGCGAGGGACAGACCTCGGGCGGCTGGGAAACCACCCCGGTGGGCCATGGCGAAGCCGCCGGCCCGAACCCGGCGCAGCCGGTTGAGGTAACCCCCGCAGGCAGCGGCGCAGCCACAGGCCCCAACCCCCTCGCGGTGCAAGGCGCGGGCGGGCGGGAAAACGCCCCCGCCGACCGGGAAAACACCCTCGCCGACCGGCCGGCCGCCGACATGGTCCACGGCGGAGCCGTCGGCCCGGGCCCGGCGCAGCCGATTGAGGGAACCCCCACGGGCAGCGGCTCAGCCGCGCACCCGCCCCCCGGGGCCGCAGGCCGCAACCCCCTTGCGGGACAAGGGGCCGGCGGGTGGGAAACCCCCGTCCCCGCGCCCCGCACCCCCCGCCTCCTCTACGGCGACCCCGCCACCCGTCGCCCCACCACCGTCCAGGCCGTCCTCGACGCCGACGGCCCCGCCCTCGTCGTCACCTCCGACCCCACCGTGTGGGCCGAGACCAAAGACGCCCGGGCCAAGCTCGGCCCCGTCCTCGTCTACGACCCCGGGCACCTCTGCGACACCCCCGCCCGCCTCCACTGGTCCCCCACGGCACACTGCGAAGACCCCGCCACCGCCCAGGCACGCGCCACGGCCCTCCTCGCCCCCGTACGCCCCCGCGCCCTCCTCGACGCCGCCATGGCCGACACCGCCGAGACGCTCCTGCGCTGCTGGCTGCACGCCGCCGCCGTGGACGGACGCCCGTTCAAACAGCTCCACCGCTGGGCGCTCGGCGGCGGCGCCCATGACGCCGTACGCATCCTCCGTACGCACCCCAAGGCCACCGCCGGACTCGCCGGCCTCCTCGAGTCCGCGCTCACCGCGCACCCCGAACGCCGCGAGATCGCCCAGCAGTTGGTGGTACGCGCCCTCTCCGCGCTCTCCTCGATCCACATCCGCGAGGCCTGCACCCCGAACCGAACGGATTCGCTCACCCTGGAATCTTTTATCGACGAAGGGGGCACGCTTTACCTGGTGGGGGAGCCCATTGAGGACCCCCGGACCCACCCCGGCACAATGCCTCTGCTCACCGCACTGGCCTCAGACGTGGTCGAGCACGGCCGCCGCATGGCCGCACGGTCATCCGACGGTCGGCTCGACCCACCAATGACGCTCGTCCTCGACGACGTCGCCGCCGTGGCGCCGCTTCCCCGGCTTCCGGAGCTGCTGGCCACCGGTCAGGACCAGGGACTGCCGACCCTGGTCCTGCTGCGTTCAGCCGAACAGGCGCGCGCCCGCTGGCCCGAGCCACTCGGCCAGTAG
- a CDS encoding ATP-binding protein, with product MRDPLSVFTDAFTSFLFGKVETTRLPVRTSTGQAQAVYLPTAAPGLGDSGVIIGREVYSGKGYIYDPFQLYGQQLPAPHWLVLGESGNGKSALEKTYVLRQLRFRDRQVVVLDAQGEDGVGEWNLVAQEMGITPIRLDPMTALDGGIRLNPLDPAITTTGQLALLRTIIEVAMGHGLDERSGFALKVAHAYVNETIVDRQPVLTDIVDQLRHPEPESAEAMNVDIDDVRAWGLDVALVLDRLVDGDLRGMFDGPTTVGIDLDAPLIVFDLSHIDRNSIAMPILMAIVGVWLEHTWIRPDRKKRIFLVEEAWHIINSPFVAQLFQRLLKFGRRLGLSFVAVVHHLSDVVDGAAAREAAAILKMASTRTIYAQKADEARATGRVLGLPRWAVEIIPTLTPGIAVWDVNGNVQVVKHLVTEAERPLVFTDRAMTESSGPALPEDVAAAEWEAEQRAALIEQQQLGASSESTVA from the coding sequence ATGCGAGATCCGCTGTCCGTCTTCACGGATGCCTTCACCTCCTTCCTGTTCGGGAAGGTTGAGACGACCCGGCTTCCGGTGCGTACGTCCACGGGCCAGGCACAGGCCGTCTACCTGCCCACCGCCGCGCCCGGCCTCGGCGACTCGGGCGTGATCATCGGCCGCGAGGTGTACAGCGGAAAGGGCTATATCTACGACCCCTTCCAGCTGTACGGCCAGCAGCTGCCGGCGCCTCACTGGCTGGTGCTCGGCGAGTCCGGGAACGGCAAGTCGGCGCTGGAGAAAACGTACGTGCTGCGGCAGTTGCGCTTCCGCGACCGCCAGGTGGTGGTGCTGGACGCGCAGGGCGAGGACGGGGTCGGCGAGTGGAATCTCGTCGCCCAGGAGATGGGGATAACCCCAATCCGGCTCGACCCGATGACGGCGCTGGACGGCGGGATCCGGTTGAACCCGCTGGACCCGGCGATCACCACGACCGGCCAGCTCGCCCTCTTGAGGACCATCATCGAGGTCGCGATGGGACACGGCCTGGACGAGCGGTCCGGCTTCGCGCTGAAGGTGGCGCATGCGTACGTCAACGAGACGATCGTCGACCGGCAGCCGGTGCTGACCGACATCGTGGACCAGCTGCGGCACCCCGAGCCGGAGTCCGCCGAGGCGATGAACGTCGACATAGACGACGTACGCGCGTGGGGTCTGGACGTGGCGCTGGTGCTGGACCGGCTGGTCGACGGTGACCTCCGTGGCATGTTCGACGGCCCGACGACGGTCGGGATCGACCTCGACGCGCCTCTTATCGTTTTCGATCTCTCCCACATCGACCGCAACTCCATCGCCATGCCGATCCTGATGGCGATCGTGGGTGTGTGGCTGGAGCACACCTGGATCCGTCCCGACCGGAAGAAACGGATCTTCCTGGTCGAGGAGGCCTGGCACATCATCAACAGCCCGTTTGTCGCCCAGCTCTTCCAGCGCCTGCTGAAGTTCGGCCGCCGCCTGGGCCTTTCCTTCGTAGCCGTGGTCCACCATCTCTCGGACGTGGTCGACGGCGCGGCGGCCCGGGAGGCGGCAGCGATCCTGAAGATGGCGTCGACACGGACGATCTATGCGCAGAAGGCGGACGAGGCGAGAGCGACGGGGCGGGTGCTCGGCCTTCCGCGCTGGGCGGTGGAGATCATCCCTACGCTCACTCCCGGCATCGCGGTCTGGGACGTCAACGGCAACGTCCAGGTGGTCAAACACCTGGTGACGGAGGCGGAGAGACCACTGGTCTTCACGGACCGGGCGATGACGGAATCCTCGGGGCCCGCGCTGCCCGAGGACGTAGCGGCCGCGGAGTGGGAGGCGGAGCAGCGCGCGGCCCTCATCGAGCAGCAGCAGCTGGGCGCGTCCTCCGAGTCGACGGTGGCATGA
- a CDS encoding SCO6880 family protein, whose product MTTQSHPITPRRTYLIGRARPNAIVGKNRETGEIALIIAGAFLGMMSGLLVPVLSLRIVLLMGFPLLALAAVYVPYKHRTFYKWFEINRSYKRTLRSGTLYRSTAAEAGTRLDGREIEVGPPPGIGRINWLAAPFGPDEIAVLLHADRRTVTAAIEIEGPGVGLRDSEDQEALVDRFGTLLKHVANGDGFVTRLQMLARTLPADPDAHAKDVAQRGDQQSPGWLRDSYDQLQSMVSTSSEQHRAYLVACMHYTRELAAEAHAMARAARHATGSNSRKLDKDAGLAVVMARELTDICARLAEADIRVRQPLGQGRLASLVHSMYDPDHPIDHIQAMTKRNAWPAELDAMEPTFLQAKTRESSTRAPWCHSTAWVKEWPMTPVGVNFLAPLLVHTPDVIRTVAVCMDLEPTEVAIERMLTEKTNDEADASRAAKMNRTVDPRDIAAHGRLDQRGEDLASGAAGVNLVGYITVSSRSPEALARDKRTIRASAGKSYLKLEWCDREHHRAFVNTLPFATGIRR is encoded by the coding sequence TTGACCACCCAGTCCCATCCGATCACGCCCCGCCGTACGTATCTCATCGGCCGGGCCCGGCCGAACGCGATCGTCGGCAAGAACCGCGAGACCGGCGAGATCGCGCTGATCATCGCCGGCGCGTTCCTCGGCATGATGAGCGGGCTGCTGGTCCCCGTCCTGTCCCTGCGTATCGTGCTCCTGATGGGCTTCCCGCTCCTCGCGCTCGCCGCCGTGTACGTCCCGTACAAACACCGCACCTTCTACAAGTGGTTCGAGATCAACCGCAGTTACAAGCGCACCCTGCGCAGCGGCACCCTCTACCGCTCCACCGCCGCCGAGGCCGGCACCCGGCTCGACGGCCGTGAGATCGAGGTCGGCCCACCCCCGGGCATCGGCCGGATCAACTGGCTCGCGGCCCCCTTCGGCCCCGACGAGATCGCCGTGCTGCTGCACGCCGACCGCCGCACGGTCACCGCCGCCATTGAGATCGAGGGCCCGGGCGTCGGACTGCGCGACAGCGAGGACCAGGAGGCCCTCGTCGACCGCTTCGGCACGCTGCTGAAGCATGTGGCCAACGGCGACGGCTTTGTGACCCGCCTTCAGATGCTGGCCCGCACGCTGCCCGCCGACCCCGACGCGCACGCCAAGGACGTCGCCCAGCGCGGCGACCAGCAGTCGCCCGGCTGGCTGCGCGACTCGTACGACCAGCTCCAGTCGATGGTCTCCACCTCCAGCGAGCAGCACCGCGCGTACCTTGTCGCCTGCATGCACTACACGCGCGAGCTGGCCGCCGAGGCGCACGCCATGGCCCGCGCCGCCCGCCACGCCACAGGTTCCAACTCGCGGAAGCTCGACAAGGACGCGGGCCTCGCCGTCGTCATGGCCCGCGAGCTCACGGACATCTGCGCGCGCCTCGCCGAGGCCGACATCCGGGTCCGCCAGCCGCTCGGCCAGGGCCGGCTCGCCTCCCTCGTGCACTCGATGTACGACCCCGACCATCCCATCGACCACATCCAGGCCATGACGAAACGCAACGCCTGGCCCGCCGAGCTCGACGCCATGGAGCCCACCTTCCTCCAGGCGAAGACCCGCGAGTCGTCCACCCGCGCGCCCTGGTGCCACTCCACCGCCTGGGTGAAGGAGTGGCCGATGACCCCGGTCGGCGTCAACTTCCTTGCGCCGCTGCTCGTCCACACCCCCGATGTGATCCGTACGGTCGCGGTCTGCATGGACCTGGAGCCCACCGAGGTCGCCATCGAGCGGATGCTGACCGAGAAAACCAACGACGAGGCGGACGCCAGCCGCGCCGCCAAGATGAACCGGACCGTTGACCCGCGCGACATCGCCGCGCACGGGCGACTCGACCAGAGGGGTGAAGATCTCGCCAGCGGTGCGGCGGGGGTGAACCTTGTCGGGTACATCACAGTGTCTTCGCGGTCTCCGGAGGCGTTGGCCCGCGACAAGCGGACGATCAGGGCCTCGGCCGGCAAGTCGTATCTGAAGCTGGAGTGGTGCGACCGCGAGCACCACCGTGCCTTTGTGAACACCTTGCCGTTCGCGACCGGCATCCGACGCTGA